The Brachybacterium huguangmaarense genome contains a region encoding:
- a CDS encoding RidA family protein, with translation MKHTRIRPFNTKDTYPEQNLDNDLCQAVVAGGVVYLRGQIGQDLETRESVGIGDVEAQAEKAMANIAMLLEEAGGELEDIVKVVVYLTDIRYRETVYRVMGRWLAGVFPVSTGLVVEALARPEWLVEIDATAVLGERADEGEHA, from the coding sequence ATGAAGCACACGAGGATCCGTCCGTTCAACACCAAGGACACCTACCCCGAGCAGAATCTCGACAACGACCTGTGCCAGGCCGTCGTCGCGGGCGGCGTGGTGTACCTGCGTGGGCAGATCGGTCAAGACCTCGAGACCCGCGAGAGCGTCGGCATCGGCGACGTCGAGGCACAGGCCGAGAAGGCCATGGCCAACATCGCGATGCTGCTCGAGGAAGCCGGCGGCGAGCTCGAGGACATCGTCAAGGTCGTCGTCTATCTGACCGACATCCGCTACCGGGAGACGGTGTACCGCGTGATGGGCCGCTGGCTCGCGGGCGTCTTCCCCGTCTCCACCGGGCTCGTCGTCGAGGCGCTCGCGCGGCCCGAGTGGCTCGTCGAGATCGACGCGACGGCCGTTCTGGGCGAGAGGGCAGACGAGGGGGAGCACGCGTGA
- a CDS encoding alpha/beta hydrolase, whose amino-acid sequence MPGARRGTHPIEIVVSGARKGTCPIEIVLAGGILVGFRPKGRSRSRSGGLTRRRAAPTRPPRAIRRRPGRPQAERGRMRAMSHAPSTGPRTAVDSLALHGTAEATPPPSDTSGSRRRDGLAMRVLGSLPDAAFHALMTRTQRPTKPSRRLVPRALVTRERIGGVGETVPGVPVTWIDRPRSRTAAVIHLHGGAHVAGEQPEHWRWLEELRRRSGAAAAMIHYRMPPTSPFPAALDDVLAVIRDLRERADVRDGGWVLSGDSSGGGLALAVLAALRDEGIPLPAGVILLSPWTDLTLADPLVAAREDRDRVLSAPALARCAHEYAGGYALTDPRVSPRFASFEALPPVLLFAGSEEILLGDARALAEALRAAGVPVAFTEQPGGQHDDAVMSDGPAAQWALRRQIAFVREACGLRA is encoded by the coding sequence ATGCCGGGCGCGCGAAGGGGCACCCACCCGATCGAGATCGTCGTCTCGGGCGCGCGAAAGGGCACCTGCCCGATCGAGATCGTCCTTGCGGGCGGAATTCTCGTCGGATTCCGCCCGAAAGGGCGATCTCGATCTCGTTCCGGCGGGCTGACCCGCCGCCGCGCCGCCCCGACCCGCCCTCCTCGCGCGATCCGCCGCCGTCCCGGACGGCCCCAGGCGGAACGTGGAAGGATGCGGGCCATGAGCCACGCACCGAGCACCGGGCCGCGCACAGCGGTCGACTCCCTCGCCCTGCACGGCACCGCCGAGGCGACGCCGCCTCCGTCCGACACCTCCGGGAGCCGGCGCCGCGACGGCCTCGCGATGCGCGTGCTCGGGTCGTTGCCCGACGCCGCCTTCCATGCGCTCATGACCCGCACCCAGCGGCCCACCAAGCCCTCCCGGCGCCTCGTGCCGCGCGCGCTCGTCACGCGCGAGCGGATCGGCGGGGTCGGCGAGACCGTGCCGGGCGTCCCCGTCACCTGGATCGACCGGCCCCGCTCCCGGACCGCTGCCGTCATCCACCTCCACGGCGGCGCTCACGTCGCCGGGGAGCAGCCGGAGCACTGGCGCTGGCTCGAGGAGCTGCGCCGCCGGTCGGGCGCCGCCGCGGCGATGATCCACTACCGGATGCCGCCCACGTCGCCCTTCCCAGCCGCCCTCGACGACGTGCTGGCCGTGATCCGTGACCTGCGCGAGCGCGCCGACGTGCGCGACGGCGGCTGGGTGCTCAGCGGCGACAGCTCCGGCGGCGGTCTCGCGCTCGCCGTCCTGGCCGCCCTGAGGGACGAGGGGATCCCGCTGCCCGCGGGCGTGATCCTGCTGTCCCCGTGGACGGACCTGACCCTCGCGGACCCGCTCGTGGCCGCCCGCGAGGACCGCGACCGCGTGCTGTCGGCCCCGGCGCTCGCCCGCTGCGCGCACGAGTACGCGGGCGGCTACGCGCTCACGGACCCGCGCGTGAGCCCCCGCTTCGCCTCGTTCGAGGCGCTGCCGCCGGTCCTCCTGTTCGCGGGGTCCGAGGAGATCCTGCTGGGAGATGCCCGCGCGCTCGCCGAGGCGCTGCGTGCGGCCGGGGTACCGGTCGCGTTCACCGAGCAGCCCGGCGGCCAGCACGACGACGCCGTCATGAGCGACGGGCCCGCTGCGCAGTGGGCGCTGCGACGGCAGATCGCGTTCGTCCGCGAGGCGTGCGGCCTGCGCGCCTGA
- a CDS encoding C40 family peptidase, with protein MTTPALPTAPVPGAAAVVVVDVATLWSEPSAPRPGIDDAALTRPTDLDAWNAAMPGDEERGWLLPHLETQALFGTPVLVDELREGWARVVVPSQRTSRDERGYPGWVPAVQLVTDPGFVRLVESAPSLHVTADRACLRDVEGAPGPVPALVPLNTVLPVVGREPEAVRVALPGGGTALLAETDAVARESREQAPIGTADDVIATGERFLGLRYLWAGMSPWGFDCSGFAWAILLRHGVTIPRDAGDQLRLSGLPRIDREDLRRGDLVFFSGSSGGDSIRHVAVYVGEGRILHSPNFSRDVTEESLADYDARDEYAGAVRPIP; from the coding sequence GTGACCACTCCCGCTCTTCCCACCGCCCCCGTACCGGGTGCCGCGGCCGTCGTCGTCGTGGACGTCGCGACGCTCTGGAGCGAGCCCTCGGCCCCCCGCCCCGGCATCGACGACGCCGCGCTCACGCGCCCGACCGACCTCGACGCCTGGAACGCCGCCATGCCCGGGGACGAGGAGCGCGGCTGGCTGCTCCCCCATCTGGAGACGCAGGCCCTGTTCGGCACGCCCGTGCTCGTCGACGAGCTGCGCGAGGGGTGGGCGCGCGTGGTCGTGCCCTCGCAGCGGACCTCGCGGGACGAGCGCGGCTATCCCGGCTGGGTGCCCGCGGTGCAGCTCGTGACCGATCCCGGCTTCGTCCGCCTGGTCGAGTCGGCGCCCTCGCTGCACGTGACGGCCGACCGCGCCTGCCTGCGCGACGTCGAGGGAGCCCCCGGCCCCGTCCCGGCTCTCGTGCCCCTGAACACCGTGCTGCCCGTCGTCGGGCGTGAGCCGGAGGCGGTGCGCGTCGCTCTGCCCGGCGGGGGCACGGCCCTGCTCGCGGAGACTGATGCCGTGGCGCGCGAGAGCAGGGAGCAGGCCCCGATCGGGACCGCAGACGACGTGATCGCCACCGGCGAGCGCTTCCTCGGCCTGCGCTACCTGTGGGCGGGCATGAGCCCGTGGGGCTTCGACTGCTCAGGCTTCGCCTGGGCGATCCTCCTCCGCCACGGCGTGACGATCCCGCGGGACGCGGGCGATCAGCTGCGTCTGTCGGGGTTGCCGCGCATCGATCGCGAGGATCTGCGACGCGGCGACCTCGTGTTCTTCTCGGGCTCGTCGGGCGGCGACTCCATCCGGCACGTGGCCGTGTACGTGGGCGAGGGTCGGATCCTCCACTCCCCCAACTTCTCCCGGGACGTCACCGAGGAATCGCTCGCCGACTACGACGCGCGCGACGAGTACGCGGGAGCGGTGCGGCCGATCCCGTGA
- a CDS encoding NADP-dependent succinic semialdehyde dehydrogenase, with translation MAIATINPATGKTEKTFDPHDSAEVERRIAQAHAAAHTLRGTAFDERAGWARATADVLDADTDILAAVMTTEMGKPIAQSRAEVGKCAAALRFYADNAERFLADEPLEDPSAVGATRAWARYQPLGTILAVMPWNFPLWQVIRFAAPALMAGNTGVLKHASNVPQTALYLDGLFERGGFPAGSFRTLLIGSDRIEAVIDDPRIAAVTLTGSEPAGQAVAAQAAHRIKKSVLELGGSDPYIVMPSADLDEAVSTAVTARTQNNGQSCIAAKRFIVHTDVYDEFAEKFVAAMGRLTVGDPMDESVDVGPLAMEGGRDDLIELVDDAREAGASILLGGEAPEGPGWFYPVTVIADLPDSARLVREESFGPVASLYRVADREEAVHVANQTPFGLSSSAWTTDPEEQEFFADRLQAGGVFLNWMTASSPQLPFGGIKRSGYGRELSAAGIREFCNLKTVWVA, from the coding sequence ATGGCCATCGCCACCATCAACCCCGCCACCGGAAAGACCGAGAAGACGTTCGATCCGCATGACAGCGCCGAGGTCGAGCGCCGCATCGCCCAGGCCCACGCGGCCGCCCATACGCTGCGCGGCACCGCCTTCGACGAACGCGCCGGATGGGCCCGTGCGACCGCCGACGTGCTCGACGCCGACACCGACATCCTCGCCGCCGTCATGACCACGGAGATGGGCAAGCCGATCGCGCAGTCGCGCGCCGAGGTCGGCAAGTGCGCCGCGGCGCTGCGGTTCTACGCCGACAACGCCGAGCGCTTCCTGGCCGACGAGCCCCTCGAGGACCCGTCCGCGGTCGGGGCCACACGGGCCTGGGCCCGCTACCAGCCGCTCGGCACGATCCTCGCGGTCATGCCGTGGAACTTCCCGCTCTGGCAGGTGATCCGCTTCGCCGCGCCGGCGCTCATGGCGGGCAACACGGGGGTGCTCAAGCACGCCTCGAACGTGCCGCAGACCGCCCTGTACCTCGACGGGCTGTTCGAGCGCGGAGGCTTCCCCGCCGGCTCGTTCCGCACCCTCCTGATCGGCTCGGACCGGATCGAGGCGGTGATCGACGATCCGCGGATCGCGGCCGTGACCCTCACCGGCTCCGAGCCAGCCGGCCAGGCGGTTGCCGCACAGGCGGCGCACCGGATCAAGAAGTCGGTCCTCGAGCTCGGGGGCTCCGACCCCTACATCGTGATGCCGAGTGCCGATCTCGACGAGGCCGTCTCCACCGCGGTGACCGCCCGCACCCAGAACAACGGGCAGTCGTGCATCGCCGCCAAGCGGTTCATCGTGCACACGGACGTGTACGACGAGTTCGCCGAGAAGTTCGTCGCGGCCATGGGCCGGCTCACCGTGGGCGACCCGATGGACGAGTCCGTCGACGTGGGCCCGCTCGCCATGGAGGGCGGCCGCGACGACCTGATCGAGCTCGTCGACGATGCCCGTGAGGCCGGGGCCTCGATCCTGCTGGGCGGCGAGGCGCCGGAGGGGCCGGGCTGGTTCTACCCGGTCACGGTGATCGCCGACCTGCCCGACTCCGCCCGGCTGGTGCGCGAGGAGAGCTTCGGCCCCGTCGCCTCGCTCTACCGGGTCGCTGATCGGGAGGAGGCCGTGCACGTCGCGAACCAGACGCCGTTCGGGCTGTCCTCCTCGGCGTGGACCACGGACCCCGAGGAGCAGGAGTTCTTCGCCGATCGTCTGCAGGCCGGCGGCGTGTTCCTCAACTGGATGACCGCGTCGTCGCCGCAGCTGCCGTTCGGCGGCATCAAGCGCTCGGGCTACGGCCGTGAGCTCTCGGCCGCGGGCATCCGCGAGTTCTGCAACCTCAAGACGGTGTGGGTGGCCTGA
- a CDS encoding serine/threonine-protein kinase, translating into MADVIVGRFALIDLIAKGGSGSVWRAWDAKAQRLCAAKVLRQRDSADLMRFVREKGVAFDHPHLLAPYGWGAEDEHVVIAMPLVSGGTLESIVRSHGPVAEPTAVVILDQLLDGLSLVHAQGWIHRDVKPANLMFEATGRRRPHTRLADFGIAVHETDVRFTHVGMINGTPGYMAPELFDLAEPEPSHDIYAAGVVALMALNGPLALHDGPFRPAELDGYLRGASPKLAAVLRRMVAPRSADRFQDAASVRAALPRVPASFPLTFADGSDFRADDTLDPLPPDAPGAVRSPSMPAPGTPGPAEAARRGELPGRSGGPARSAPLAVGAMASAGQPPRADPAAFAAQPARSGQPAPGSGRPASFAPASRGGQAGMVEPARPQQSVPAGAPARAAAPAAVMPRSAPSPGGFPSPSPQTGPRSTGGPSGQRGAPTGGGIGRAIGGVLPRNSRRRTIVAAVIGLVVAVLAGIALAAILLFVFSDRGTPSADPTSSAPESTGPAIAQVAEGQACTEAELGVVATLPDGSYISCTRQDDGSYAYA; encoded by the coding sequence ATGGCCGACGTCATCGTGGGGCGGTTCGCGCTCATCGACCTGATCGCCAAGGGCGGTTCCGGGTCCGTGTGGCGTGCCTGGGATGCGAAGGCCCAGCGCCTGTGTGCGGCCAAGGTCCTGCGCCAGCGCGACTCCGCGGACCTCATGCGGTTCGTGCGCGAGAAGGGCGTCGCCTTCGACCATCCGCATCTGCTCGCGCCCTACGGGTGGGGCGCGGAGGACGAGCACGTCGTCATCGCGATGCCGCTCGTCTCCGGCGGGACCCTCGAGTCGATCGTGCGGTCCCACGGTCCCGTGGCGGAGCCGACGGCCGTGGTGATCCTCGACCAGCTGCTCGACGGCCTCTCGCTCGTGCACGCCCAGGGCTGGATCCACCGTGACGTCAAGCCCGCCAACCTCATGTTCGAGGCCACGGGGCGCCGGCGCCCCCACACCCGCCTCGCGGACTTCGGGATCGCGGTGCACGAGACCGACGTGCGCTTCACGCACGTCGGCATGATCAACGGGACGCCCGGCTACATGGCGCCCGAGCTCTTCGACCTGGCCGAGCCCGAGCCGTCGCACGACATCTACGCGGCGGGCGTGGTCGCGCTCATGGCGCTGAACGGTCCGCTCGCGCTGCACGACGGGCCCTTCCGCCCCGCCGAGCTCGACGGCTACCTGCGCGGCGCCTCCCCGAAGCTCGCGGCTGTGCTGCGCCGCATGGTCGCACCCCGTTCCGCCGATCGCTTCCAGGACGCCGCGAGCGTGCGCGCCGCCCTCCCGCGCGTGCCGGCCTCCTTCCCCCTCACGTTCGCCGACGGCTCGGACTTCCGCGCCGACGACACGCTCGACCCGCTGCCGCCGGACGCACCGGGCGCCGTGCGCTCGCCGTCGATGCCCGCCCCGGGCACGCCCGGACCGGCCGAGGCCGCCCGGCGCGGCGAGCTTCCCGGCCGGAGCGGCGGCCCCGCCCGGTCCGCCCCGCTCGCCGTGGGCGCCATGGCGTCGGCGGGGCAGCCCCCACGAGCTGACCCCGCCGCTTTCGCCGCGCAGCCTGCGCGCTCCGGGCAGCCCGCGCCGGGATCGGGCCGTCCCGCATCCTTCGCCCCGGCGTCGCGGGGCGGGCAGGCGGGCATGGTCGAACCGGCCAGGCCGCAGCAGTCGGTGCCGGCCGGCGCACCGGCTCGTGCCGCGGCGCCCGCTGCCGTGATGCCGCGCAGCGCTCCCTCGCCCGGCGGCTTCCCCTCGCCGAGCCCGCAGACCGGTCCGCGCTCCACGGGAGGCCCGAGCGGTCAGAGGGGCGCCCCGACGGGTGGCGGCATCGGCCGTGCGATCGGCGGCGTGCTGCCCCGGAACTCCAGGCGCCGCACCATCGTGGCCGCGGTGATCGGACTCGTCGTGGCCGTGCTCGCCGGCATCGCGCTTGCCGCGATCCTGCTGTTCGTCTTCTCGGATCGGGGGACGCCGTCCGCGGACCCGACCTCGAGCGCCCCGGAGAGCACGGGGCCGGCGATCGCCCAGGTCGCGGAGGGGCAGGCCTGCACCGAGGCGGAGCTCGGCGTGGTCGCCACCCTGCCGGACGGCAGCTACATCTCGTGCACGCGCCAGGACGACGGCAGTTACGCCTACGCGTGA
- a CDS encoding CsbD family protein, protein MNAGDKIQNKAQELGGKAKEFVGDKTDNEDLQAEGVGDQASAGAKQAGENVKDAGKNLKEGLTGE, encoded by the coding sequence ATGAATGCGGGTGACAAGATCCAGAACAAGGCCCAGGAGCTCGGCGGCAAGGCCAAGGAGTTCGTCGGCGACAAGACCGACAACGAGGATCTCCAGGCCGAGGGCGTCGGCGACCAGGCGTCGGCCGGCGCCAAGCAGGCCGGCGAGAACGTCAAGGATGCCGGCAAGAACCTCAAGGAGGGCCTGACCGGCGAGTGA
- a CDS encoding DUF1028 domain-containing protein, producing the protein MTFSILARDESGIGMAVASSSPAVAARCLHLRGGVGGVASQNITDPRFGGLLLDRLAVGESASEALDALRAEDATMDYRQVAVIGTSGEPAVHSGSHTLGTHHTRLGADAVAAGNLLAHTGVVDAVLEAFETSRGDLEERLLAAMSAGLDAGGEAGDIHSAGLAVARDAGWNETDLRVDWSENPLADLGALLEVWLPQRGDYVTRGIDPSTSPSYGVPGDE; encoded by the coding sequence GTGACCTTCTCCATCCTGGCCCGTGACGAGTCCGGCATCGGCATGGCCGTCGCCTCCTCGTCCCCCGCGGTCGCCGCGCGCTGTCTGCATCTTCGCGGCGGTGTCGGCGGAGTGGCCTCGCAGAACATCACCGATCCGCGCTTCGGCGGCCTCCTGCTCGATCGGCTGGCTGTCGGGGAGTCCGCATCCGAGGCGCTCGACGCCCTGCGCGCCGAGGACGCCACGATGGACTACCGCCAGGTGGCCGTGATCGGCACGAGCGGTGAGCCCGCGGTTCACTCGGGCTCGCACACCCTCGGTACCCATCACACACGCCTCGGCGCCGACGCCGTCGCGGCGGGGAACCTGCTCGCGCACACCGGGGTCGTCGACGCCGTCCTCGAGGCCTTCGAGACGTCGCGGGGCGACCTCGAGGAGCGTCTGCTCGCCGCGATGTCGGCCGGCCTCGACGCCGGAGGAGAGGCGGGGGACATCCACTCGGCTGGTCTCGCCGTCGCGCGGGACGCCGGATGGAACGAGACCGACCTGCGCGTCGACTGGAGCGAGAACCCGCTCGCAGACCTCGGTGCACTCCTCGAGGTGTGGCTGCCCCAGCGTGGCGACTACGTCACGCGCGGGATCGACCCGAGCACCTCGCCGTCCTACGGGGTGCCGGGAGATGAGTGA
- a CDS encoding M20 family metallopeptidase: MSEPSTEAGAPSGPLGSLKERARDAVAGARAELVELSESLYGDPETAWHEVRSSAAVAALLERHGFAVVRGVADLPTAFHATRGTGHRRVAFMAEYDALPGIGHACGHNLIAAMSAGAAIATAAVADELDLTVEVFGTPAEEGGGGKIEMLDRGAFEGLDLAMMAHPAPVDVARARPFAVSHSAIRFTGKAAHAAAYPTHGRNAADAFTIAQVAIGMLRQQLPPTVRVHGVMTSGGEAPNAIPEVTTGRWYVRASSMAELAETEEKVRHCFEAGALATGCELALEPESQPYSDLRTDEAALAAYELNAAALGRTLVTDGPETAMCTASTDMGNVSQVVRAIHPYIGVGSFPVLNHQREFADHCVGPIAERTLSDGATALAWTAIDVAEDWRRES, encoded by the coding sequence ATGAGTGAGCCGAGCACGGAGGCGGGAGCCCCCTCGGGCCCGCTCGGATCGCTCAAGGAGCGCGCCCGAGATGCGGTCGCCGGCGCCCGCGCCGAACTGGTCGAGCTCTCGGAGAGCCTGTACGGCGACCCGGAGACGGCATGGCACGAGGTCCGCTCGAGCGCGGCGGTGGCCGCCCTGCTCGAGCGGCACGGCTTCGCGGTCGTGCGCGGCGTCGCCGATCTTCCCACGGCGTTCCATGCGACACGCGGCACCGGGCATCGCCGCGTCGCGTTCATGGCCGAGTACGACGCGCTCCCCGGCATCGGGCACGCGTGCGGCCACAACCTCATCGCGGCGATGTCGGCGGGGGCCGCGATCGCGACCGCCGCGGTCGCCGACGAGCTCGACCTCACAGTGGAGGTGTTCGGCACGCCCGCCGAGGAGGGCGGGGGAGGCAAGATCGAGATGCTCGATCGCGGTGCCTTCGAGGGCCTCGACCTCGCGATGATGGCGCATCCCGCGCCCGTCGACGTCGCCCGCGCACGCCCCTTCGCCGTGTCGCACTCGGCGATCCGCTTCACCGGCAAGGCGGCGCACGCCGCCGCCTACCCCACGCACGGCCGCAATGCCGCCGACGCGTTCACGATCGCGCAGGTCGCCATCGGGATGCTGCGCCAGCAGCTCCCGCCCACCGTGCGCGTGCACGGCGTCATGACCTCCGGGGGCGAGGCGCCCAACGCCATCCCGGAGGTCACGACCGGGCGCTGGTACGTGAGGGCGTCGAGCATGGCAGAGCTCGCCGAGACGGAGGAGAAGGTGCGGCACTGCTTCGAGGCCGGCGCCCTCGCCACGGGCTGCGAGCTCGCCCTGGAGCCGGAGTCCCAGCCCTACTCGGATCTCCGCACGGACGAGGCGGCGCTCGCCGCCTACGAGCTCAACGCCGCCGCCCTCGGCCGCACCCTCGTCACCGACGGGCCCGAGACCGCGATGTGCACGGCCTCGACGGACATGGGCAACGTCTCCCAGGTGGTCCGTGCGATCCACCCGTACATCGGGGTCGGCAGCTTCCCCGTGCTCAACCACCAGCGCGAGTTCGCGGACCACTGCGTCGGCCCGATTGCGGAGCGGACGCTGAGCGATGGTGCGACGGCACTGGCCTGGACGGCGATCGACGTCGCCGAGGACTGGCGGCGCGAGAGCTGA
- a CDS encoding serine hydrolase: MPAAGSERRPPPTTMPPPEPTEGHRLSFCLLDAAGSVLAERDPDRRFYAASTIKLCVLLAALRAADHGELDLAATVPASRTFTGADGTPFALEGDHLDPSHPPDGTPIEMRELLVRMIDRSSNEATNAVIARVGLEAIARVVGDLGLTDTRIERAIGDPSAIGRGLTNETTAADLATTMRAIVSGDAVSRASTALALGALRAQRIRVIATVVREGIVVGSKSGEVDGYRHDVALIGDPTLPDARVLAVMTSGYAPLEADEEIRRIARELLGDLAA; encoded by the coding sequence ATGCCCGCCGCAGGATCCGAGCGCCGTCCCCCTCCCACGACCATGCCGCCGCCCGAGCCGACCGAGGGCCACCGGCTGTCCTTCTGCCTGCTCGACGCCGCCGGCTCGGTGCTCGCCGAACGGGACCCGGACCGCCGGTTCTACGCCGCCAGCACGATCAAGCTCTGCGTGCTGCTCGCCGCCCTCCGGGCCGCCGACCATGGCGAGCTCGACCTCGCCGCGACAGTGCCTGCCAGCCGGACGTTCACCGGCGCCGACGGCACGCCCTTCGCCCTCGAGGGAGACCATCTCGACCCGAGCCATCCGCCCGACGGCACCCCGATCGAGATGCGCGAGCTGCTCGTGCGCATGATCGACCGGTCGAGCAATGAGGCGACGAACGCCGTGATCGCGCGCGTCGGCCTCGAGGCGATCGCCCGCGTGGTCGGCGACCTGGGGCTCACGGACACCCGGATCGAACGCGCGATCGGCGATCCGTCCGCGATCGGGCGTGGCCTGACGAACGAGACGACCGCCGCCGATCTCGCCACCACGATGCGGGCCATCGTGAGCGGTGACGCCGTGTCGCGCGCCTCGACGGCCCTCGCGCTCGGCGCGCTGCGCGCCCAGCGGATCCGGGTGATCGCGACGGTCGTGCGCGAGGGGATCGTCGTGGGCTCGAAGTCCGGCGAGGTCGACGGCTATCGCCACGACGTCGCCCTCATCGGTGACCCCACGCTGCCGGACGCGCGCGTGCTCGCGGTCATGACCAGCGGATACGCCCCGCTCGAGGCGGACGAGGAGATCCGACGGATCGCCCGCGAGCTGCTCGGGGACCTGGCCGCCTGA
- a CDS encoding flavin-containing monooxygenase: protein MTHRETEVLVIGAGQAGIAMSEHLGDAGIEHLVLERDRVAERWRSMRWDSLVANGPAWHDRFPHQEFDVDPDAFPTKEQVAAYLAAYAERIGAPIETGVEVLSVIKDDGRPGFHVETSTGTIDARYVVAATGPFQKPVIPPVVPETAGIHQLHSSSYHRPDQLPAGGVLVVGAGSSGVQIADELRRSGRPTYLAVGAHDRPPRRYRGRDFVWWLGVLNKWEAATPPQGAEHVTIAVSGAHGGATVDFRRLAESGVHLTGRASSFADGRMRFAPDLRENIELGDENYLGLLREADEYIARNGLDLPEEPEAHGIGPDPDCLAHPLAELDLAEAGVTSIIWATGFALDYDWLKVDAFDERGRPAHQRGISTEPGIFFLGLPWQSRRGSSFIWGVWHDAKFLRDHIVIQRSYRAYQPTGATLTAEAAAAERDARTAPAADADAVSGSDDLAAAAPEDEAVPSP from the coding sequence ATGACCCACCGTGAGACCGAGGTCCTCGTGATCGGAGCCGGTCAGGCCGGGATCGCCATGAGCGAGCATCTCGGGGACGCCGGAATCGAGCACCTCGTGCTCGAGCGCGACCGGGTGGCCGAGCGCTGGCGCTCGATGCGCTGGGACTCCCTCGTGGCCAACGGCCCCGCCTGGCACGACCGGTTCCCGCACCAGGAGTTCGACGTCGACCCTGACGCGTTCCCCACCAAGGAGCAGGTGGCCGCGTACCTCGCCGCCTACGCCGAGCGGATCGGAGCCCCCATCGAGACGGGTGTCGAGGTCCTCTCGGTGATCAAGGACGACGGACGGCCCGGCTTCCATGTGGAGACCTCGACGGGCACCATCGACGCCCGCTACGTCGTCGCCGCCACCGGCCCGTTCCAGAAGCCGGTCATCCCACCGGTCGTCCCGGAGACCGCCGGGATCCACCAGCTGCATTCCAGCTCCTACCACCGTCCCGACCAGCTGCCCGCCGGTGGCGTCCTTGTCGTGGGCGCCGGGTCGTCCGGCGTCCAGATCGCCGACGAGCTCCGTCGCTCGGGCCGTCCCACGTACCTGGCCGTCGGCGCCCATGATCGTCCCCCGCGCCGTTACCGCGGCCGCGACTTCGTGTGGTGGCTCGGGGTGCTCAACAAGTGGGAGGCTGCCACGCCGCCCCAGGGCGCCGAGCACGTGACGATCGCGGTCAGCGGGGCCCATGGTGGCGCCACCGTCGACTTCCGCCGGCTCGCCGAGAGCGGAGTGCACCTGACCGGCCGCGCGTCATCCTTCGCCGACGGCAGGATGCGCTTCGCCCCCGACCTGCGCGAGAACATCGAGCTCGGCGACGAGAACTACCTGGGCCTGCTGCGCGAGGCCGACGAGTACATCGCTCGCAACGGCCTGGACCTGCCCGAGGAGCCCGAGGCGCACGGGATCGGCCCGGATCCCGACTGCCTCGCCCACCCTCTCGCCGAGCTCGATCTCGCCGAGGCAGGAGTCACGTCCATCATCTGGGCCACGGGCTTCGCGCTCGACTACGACTGGCTGAAGGTCGATGCCTTCGATGAACGGGGCCGGCCCGCTCACCAGCGGGGCATCTCGACCGAGCCAGGGATCTTCTTCCTCGGGCTGCCCTGGCAGTCGCGGCGCGGCTCGAGCTTCATCTGGGGCGTGTGGCACGACGCGAAGTTCCTGCGCGACCACATCGTGATCCAGCGGTCTTATCGCGCCTACCAGCCCACGGGGGCGACGCTCACGGCCGAGGCCGCCGCGGCCGAGCGCGACGCCCGTACCGCGCCGGCAGCCGACGCCGATGCGGTGAGCGGTAGTGACGACCTCGCCGCTGCCGCCCCCGAGGACGAGGCGGTGCCGTCACCCTGA